GGTGAGCGGGCCGGCCGATCCGCTCAATCCGATCGTCAAACCGAAGATATCGCTCGACAGTCGGATGAGCGGCTATGGGCGGTGGGTCAAGGCGGTCTCGCTGCTGACCGACACGACCGCCTATAAATTTCCGCGATTTCTCCCCAGCGTGGTGCTGCTGCGGCTCAATCACGGGCGCGAGTCCCGCGTCTATTCGCTGGTCGTCAATCGCGTCTACAAGACGCAGTTCGATCTCTTTTTCCAGAATGGCGAGGCCTTGCCGGACGAATATACGATGAGCGTCTACCCGACCATCGTCGGCGGATTCCCCAACCTCTTCCTCGAAATGGATCTCGCCCAGGCGCCGGCCTTCCTGAAGGAACTGCGCTCGGTTGCGTCTCTCGATGCGTGGAACGCCTTGCGCAACCGCTACGGCGTTCTGCGCAACAGCGCGCGCTTCTGGCCGACGCTCGACTGGTTCAACGCGTGGAACTTCCAGCGTCGCGGCGAGGCCGCCGGTCACCTCGATCTCTCCTATTACGATCTGCTCGATACGGTTTACTGAGCGACCGGACAGGATGGGCGCGTCAGGCGGTCACCAGCGCCATTTCGGCGGCGCCGGCACGACTTGAATCTTCGCCATCATGCCGCTGTCTTCATGCTCGAGTATGTGACAGTGGTAGACGAACGCGCCCAGCTCCGCGAAGGGTATCTCCACGATTTGCGGCGACATCGCGCAGTCGCCGTTCCGCCATTGGCCGATGGTGCAATAGCCGTTCTGCTGGTTCATCACCTTCGCGCGCACGCTGTCCCTGGGAACCGCGATGGCGAGCGGAACATTATCCTCCATCACGCCGGCGCCAACCGTCGGGTCCATATTTGGCCCGAGGGGAGAGCCCGCCGCCGCGCCCGGCTGAAGCGCGCGAAACTTGGTCTGATGGATATGGAAGTTGTGGTTTTCCGTCGCCAGATTCACAATCTCCCATGTCTCCCGAACGGGTTGCTGTCCTGCCCCGAGCGGGAGGCAGATGAAGGGGCTGGAAAGATCGAAGGCCGTGACGGGCCGCGACGAGCCCGGCACGACGGCGCCCTTGTCGTCGATCATTTCATAGCCGAGGCCGAAGACGTTTGAATTCGAGGTGTCGACCAGGCCGAAGTAGATGCGCCGCCTGTAGCCCGGCGGCAGGGCGGCGCAGCCGCGCGGGAGTGGCGCGGGCCGCGCGTAGGGGACCGGCTCCACGAAGATGCCCTGTGGCGCGTTTGCGGCCAGGGCGTCTCCGTTCAGCACCAGCGCGGTCGCGCCATCCGCCGTGTCGTTCGGCCCGAAATAGACGCTGGCGAGATCGATGGCGGGCCATGGATCGCCGACGCCGGGCGCGCCCGTGGTTATGCCCATCGTCTGGAATGTCGCCCGCTTTCCGTTCGCCGGCGGTGTCGTCACATTGCCGTCCTTGTCCCGATAGGTCACCCAGAGCTGCGCGCGCGATCCCGGCATCATGACGAAGTCCTTCACGCAGACAGGATCGGAGCCCGTCTGCGCGGAGGGGCCGGGGCAGGGGACGACCGTGTACCGGGTGTTGCCGAGCGTCGTCTTGTCGCCGTCGTTCGTTCCCAGCGGCACATGGACGCTGACGCCATCGACGGAGATCAGCTGCGTGAGAATCGGATAGCCGCCCTCATTGTCCTTGATCTGCAATTTATAGGTCGCGCTCGCGCCGATGCTGCTGATGCTCCAGATCTCGCCGCCGCGCCTGTCGACGTCGATTGACGGAAAGACGACGCCGCTCACCGGAAAATACCAACGGCCGCCCGTGTAATTGGAGCCGCCCGACGCGCTGTTGTCGACGCCGGGGCAGCCGCCCTCCCTGACTTCCGCGCCCGTGGGAAATTGCGCGCAGAACGTCGGGTCCTGCTGATCGTCGAGCACCTCGCCATTCGCCACGGGCAACACCGGATTCGCCGTTCCCTGCTGGAACTGTATGGCGCCGGCGGCGAGCACCTGTATGTCCTTCAACGTGACATGGCGCACCTGCTCCTCGGGGAAGCCGGCTCCCTTGAACACGGCGTAATCCGCGGCATGGCCGATGGAGATGATGCCAGCAAGGCCACTGGAGAGACTGTCGGAGGTGACGCCATGCACATGTGGATGGAACCAGTCGGGACCGGATGGTTCGTTCCGGGGAATGGCGATCTCATAATCGAGCACGCCGATCTCGACGGCGATCCCGTGCATATGCGGCTGCGGCAGCGGGCGGCCATTGGCGGGATTATAGAGGTCGACGTAGATATTATCGCCCCATGTTCGATTGTAGAAGGAGGGCGCGCGCGCCTGCACGACAAGGCCGTGTGTATGAAGATTGGTTGGCGTGCGGGGCAGATTGACGCCGTCGGGGTCGGGAATGCTGGCCCGGTTCATGTTCCAGAAATGCGCAACCTTCGCCGGATTTTGCCGGGGCAGCCGGTTCACGAGTCGGACTTTCAGAAGATCGCCTTTCTCGAGCGCCAGCCTTATCCCGCCATATTCGGACGACGCTTGTGAGCCGGCCGGGCAACCGTTCTGGTACGGCGCGGTCCGATAACAGATTTCATAGACCCAGCCAGTCGGGTGCAGGATCGCGATGCTGTTCGGCGGCGTAAAATTGATCGCCTCGATCGGCTGCGCCTTCGCGACCATGACGATGTCGAGCAGGCCGTTGACGCTTCTGAACACCGGCGGATCTTTGAACGGCGCCGCTGCCGCCGGCGTCAGCAATGACACAACGGCGCCCATCACGCCGGCGCGCGCGCGTAAAGTCCGGATCATCTGCCCCCCAGGACGTAAAGCCGGGTCCCGGGCAAGCTGCCCAGCCTGCGGGTCCGGCGGGAACGCGGCGCCCGAAGTGCGCGCATTTCCACAAGCGATCATGGCGGGACGGTGAAGTGCTGACAAGGCCGCGGCGCGCGGGATCAGCTCCGCTTGCGGAAGGTGAAGCCCTGTCGGGGAACGGTCTCGATCGGGGCCTTTTGCTTTGTCTGGTCCTCGATCTCGCGGCGCAGCCTGGTGACGAACATGTCCAGCGCGCGAC
The DNA window shown above is from Methylocystis echinoides and carries:
- a CDS encoding multicopper oxidase domain-containing protein — protein: MIRTLRARAGVMGAVVSLLTPAAAAPFKDPPVFRSVNGLLDIVMVAKAQPIEAINFTPPNSIAILHPTGWVYEICYRTAPYQNGCPAGSQASSEYGGIRLALEKGDLLKVRLVNRLPRQNPAKVAHFWNMNRASIPDPDGVNLPRTPTNLHTHGLVVQARAPSFYNRTWGDNIYVDLYNPANGRPLPQPHMHGIAVEIGVLDYEIAIPRNEPSGPDWFHPHVHGVTSDSLSSGLAGIISIGHAADYAVFKGAGFPEEQVRHVTLKDIQVLAAGAIQFQQGTANPVLPVANGEVLDDQQDPTFCAQFPTGAEVREGGCPGVDNSASGGSNYTGGRWYFPVSGVVFPSIDVDRRGGEIWSISSIGASATYKLQIKDNEGGYPILTQLISVDGVSVHVPLGTNDGDKTTLGNTRYTVVPCPGPSAQTGSDPVCVKDFVMMPGSRAQLWVTYRDKDGNVTTPPANGKRATFQTMGITTGAPGVGDPWPAIDLASVYFGPNDTADGATALVLNGDALAANAPQGIFVEPVPYARPAPLPRGCAALPPGYRRRIYFGLVDTSNSNVFGLGYEMIDDKGAVVPGSSRPVTAFDLSSPFICLPLGAGQQPVRETWEIVNLATENHNFHIHQTKFRALQPGAAAGSPLGPNMDPTVGAGVMEDNVPLAIAVPRDSVRAKVMNQQNGYCTIGQWRNGDCAMSPQIVEIPFAELGAFVYHCHILEHEDSGMMAKIQVVPAPPKWRW